One genomic region from Leptospira tipperaryensis encodes:
- a CDS encoding amidohydrolase: MASAKVTLFQKHLNQPITNEQKSKLAKEKSDFLLLPEYFPFYNSSSTPEGSSEKAKHLTDELLQISEYYKGVIIGGSIFRKDDSGKLKLSVPIIQSVVVVDWYEKHELLASEKPAVGGEAETIFIMSGFRFGIVTGKEIENPKRLEELKSQNVNLLFHIDSVLETDSTHAEDLERYAKLSSKYGIFIARVTGVGSALGRSGIGRSLLSTSSGVNWKVAESEKDKEVIKTVTINGVNGLF; the protein is encoded by the coding sequence TTGGCATCCGCAAAAGTAACTCTTTTTCAAAAACATCTCAATCAACCCATCACAAACGAACAAAAATCGAAACTGGCAAAGGAGAAGTCGGACTTTCTCCTTCTTCCGGAATACTTTCCGTTTTACAATTCTTCCTCTACTCCCGAAGGTTCTTCCGAAAAAGCAAAACACCTGACGGACGAGTTGTTGCAGATTTCAGAATATTATAAAGGCGTAATTATCGGAGGTTCTATTTTTAGAAAGGACGATTCCGGGAAATTAAAACTTTCGGTGCCGATCATACAAAGCGTGGTCGTCGTGGATTGGTATGAAAAACACGAGTTGTTGGCTTCGGAAAAGCCGGCGGTGGGGGGAGAGGCCGAAACGATTTTTATCATGAGCGGGTTTCGATTCGGAATCGTGACGGGAAAAGAAATCGAAAATCCAAAACGTCTGGAGGAATTAAAATCTCAGAACGTAAATCTTCTTTTTCATATTGATTCGGTCTTGGAAACGGATTCCACACACGCTGAAGACTTGGAACGTTATGCGAAACTTTCCTCCAAATACGGAATTTTTATCGCAAGAGTCACCGGAGTCGGTTCCGCTCTCGGTCGCTCCGGAATCGGAAGGAGCCTTCTTTCCACTTCTTCGGGAGTCAACTGGAAGGTCGCCGAATCGGAGAAAGATAAGGAAGTTATCAAAACCGTCACGATCAACGGTGTGAACGGTTTGTTTTGA